GCAAATGTTAAGTAATGTCAATTCtgcaacaaattaaatatgtcTGTGGATGGACTGAGAAGAAACGGCGAAATTCAAAAGATATTCTTTATGTTGAATTTAAGTCTCCAACAATATGCTTATGTTAGTTCATGGATTCTCTAAAAGCCACCTTGATTAAACTAGATATGCTGTCATTTTCAAGCTGGTACTATTAGTACTAAGTTGCAATGTACTGTAAGTGTTCTCATAGTTGTATTCAAAGTGTTTGATCTTGCTACAGAGCATAGTCACTTGAATCACTTCATCATTCTACTCGTGTAACTTGGTTGTTTCCTTCTTGTTTTTTCACCTCTACCTTTTTGTTTTACTCCAGTAGGACAATTAATGGCTGCCATGAGACAGCAAGTACAACATTGATTGGTCATAAGACAAAAGTGCTTAGTTAATGTAATTGCAAGTGATTCCCTAGAAACAACTACAACAATGAAGTGCCGCAGGCCTCAactgttatatatatatatgtgtgtatatacccctttgcattttattttgcgCGAAAGTCCTGCTTTTCCAGCATGATTTGTTATAGGAAATGGGAAAATTTTGCTGTGATGAAAAGGATGGGAAGTTCAGTTTCAGTAACCAGAAATGAAGCCCGTGAGGGCCATTTTGTAGTGTACACGGCTGATCAAAAGCGCTTCTTGATTCCTTTATGGTTTGTTTACTTGAGAATTTAGGGGATGAGAATTAAGAAATaggaataaaatatatatttacttgacaaaatataattaaaaataaaaataaaatatgtggaTTCCACAcaatttaagaataaagaatGAGAATCTCATTTCATGGAAGGTTGGAATAAAAATTCCCATTTCCTAAATTGACTTTTatattcttctaatttttttatattttttgaattactcttgttcaaatcacaattaaacAGATGTATCTtcaaaaagtgattttaagaCAACTATTGGCCTATTGCAGTTAGTCTGGAGAGGAGTTTGGGTTACAGGTTGATGGGCCTATGACAAGGCGTTAGTCTGAAGAGGAGTTTGGGTTACAGGTTGATGGGCCTATGACAAAGCGTTAGTCTGAAGAGGAGTTTGGGTTACAGGTTGATGGGCCTATCACACTGCCTTGTCATGCATCATTTATGGAGACCGGAGTACATAATCATGTTGATTGAACAGCCAGCCGCTAAAGATCTAGAACAAGCTTTGCTCATCATGTCCGTTGATACCAGTTGCCGCACATCATTATCACTTTTACATGGCGAGCAAACGAATCAGCGGAGGCTGCTACTTGTTTGCCACTGTTGAAGAGTAAATATTGTAGCATCAGCCTCCCTTATAATTTCTTAAGAAAGTTCATTGTCAAGTACTATGACACTCATTTATTGAATGACGAGATggttaaataagtaattttactaATTCATGATAGTGACTCCATATGCGGGCTAATGAATAAGGACATATCAATCATCCAAACACGGTAATGTACAATGCCCTCCCGCTCCATTGAAACTCCTAGCTACACTTCTGAAAGTTTGATCAGATTGAAAAGTATAAACATGCGCTTTGTATAGCAATACTTGTAATACATGACTGTTGTAAAACAGAATCAggaactaataaataaaagcaagTAGATGCTTATAAAGCATTTGCTTTTACATGGGTGTACAAAagttgaaaaaggaaaataaagttttCCATGTCAATAATCACAGAATAACTACTCCATTGTTGTGCTTTCGAAAATAGATATTGCAACGGAAACACAAGAAGCCACGAGGATAATTGAATTCAATGGTTGCAGATTCCTAGTAGATAATTTAACCAATTCTTTTCAATATCAAGATGGCAACATGCTCAATTTTGTTGAACTTGTATCGTTATCCTGCCTAAAACAATGGGTAGAATACAAAATACTTCTACAATTCagtcaaaaacaaaagattttaaGGTGAAACAATATGAACAGATGCATCATTGATAACTTTTTCCTAATTATCCAGGTGCTAgccatcaattcaaatttaattacaacacTTAACTCGAATCTGCCCTccaaaggggaaaaaaattgctCCGTTGCGTTACCCAACGTCCATGTGATCATTATCATTGTCTCCTTCGTAGAATTCATCATCACGCTGGATTTGCTTGTCTTGAGTGTGCTCTGAAAAGACAATTACTTTAGTTAGGAAAACAAAGAATCAcatgatgaaaaagaaattttaaagatcATATGAGAAAGAGTTAGTGTGTAGGCAACAGGAACAACAGAGCAAAATTCAGGGATTCAACTTACGATCCATTCGTTCATCAGGGTTCTGCTCATCTTCATCAAATTCAGGAATATAGAAGTCGGGTGGAACCTGAAACTCATGAATTACTGCTATCAGCAGCCAGAGAATGATAAACTGAAAACCACATATTAGCAGGCATGTAATAACCTCTAAGTTGCCATCCAAATCAAGAGGAGTTCAAAGTTTTAGGCCATCCTGATCAAACATAGATGTTTCATTATTCTAGACATCTCATATTATTTAACATGAGTAATCCATAATAACAACTGGATCTTAAGGATATAAAATTGCTGTTAATTGAATACAACTTTACCCCATCATAAATTTTGTGAAGAATGGATCATCATTTCAGATGCAACAAAGACAGAAAGTAATCCATAACCAGGAAAACTTATTGCTGGGTCACAGCTAATCAGAAGACAGCCAACAAATTGATGAATGATGAGTAAAAAGCAACTGAATGAGTCAGGAGTGATGTGAATGCCAGATCGTTAGCAAGAATGTAAcacaaaaattcaataatgaGTAAAAAGCAATTGAATGAGCCATGAGTGATGTGAATGCTAGATGGTTAGCAAGGATGTAACAcaaaaattctgtaatttgtACAAGAGGAAAGGAACTTCGCATGATGTGTAGAAAAACCAAGCAAAAgtaacaatatataaataatcagTCAGCTATTACAAACATTATTAGGCTCACTGATTACTGGATTTGTTTGACAACTATTGTCATATTACTAACCTCTTGCATCTGAACACTTGGAGCATGTTGTATGGAACGAAGATTTTCTAGTACTTGCATTTTAATCGTGCTAAGATATGATTTGCTATTCAAATTCTCCTGCTcaatcaaagaaaatggaagtACATCATCAGGAAGGTTGCAGACCATCCGCAGGAAGGTTGTAGGGTCAATATCATAAAGACCATAAATTTCACATGATAGACCATGTTGATTAGCTCTTGCTAGGCTCAACTTGAATGTATCTAACCTAGCtgattaaatgtaaaaaataaaataaagaatttgtttattgaagagaataaatttatcaatttctttGAAACTACATACTATGTGTCCATTTGGAATTCTCAATGAACACTCGGGGGCAAAATACTTGATATATTCATTTTCTGGAATTTCTGCAAGAAACAGCAAATTAACGTaaaagttagaaaatgtaATTCAGAATAAATGAAACTGAAATATTCAATTGAGGCAAAAGATTAAATTGGCATACCATTGGGAAGCTCTGTATCTAAAAGAACTCCTGTTTCAACAGTCCAACACCGAGCAACATTTTCTTTAGTGTATCCGCCACCTCCAGTGACCTGCAGGGAAATGTTCCTCTCTACATTAAATTTGTGACACTAATGAACTGCATGTACAacttgaacaaataaaaacatacCAGTAAGGGTAGATTGAATTTCTTGACAAATCGAACACATTCAGCATGACCTGTGAAAGCCTCGCAAAATCATAAGAAAGGAAACACTAATATCAACAATTTAACATCAATGATTGACGCATAGCCAATAACTCAAGACCAAGCAGATATCTTCAAGTCTTCAACAAAAGAACACCAAACAAGCTCCAAAAAATGCATTAAATTAAGGGGGAGAACAAAAGtctcaattacaaagattaTGCACCATCAATGGAGAGATTGAAGCAGCCCAAGCGATCCCCAGCAAGAGAATCTGCTCCGCATTGAAGAACTATGGCACCTGGTGCATATGTTTCAACAACCTTGGAAATAATCTACAAAACAGATATTTCCAAGGAAAAAGTTTACACTTAGACACCATTAagccaaaaaagaaagttaTCCAGCCATTAGATGTTTGGGACCAGAACTTACTGTCTTGAAAAGTCGAGTGAAGCTAGTGTCATCAATTCCATCCTTGAGCGGGACATTTATAGCGTAAAACTTGCCTTCTCTTTCTCCTATTTCCTTCAATgagaaattgagaatgatTCTTATTTATCAATCCAATTTCAACTTTGGCAA
This window of the Citrus sinensis cultivar Valencia sweet orange chromosome 8, DVS_A1.0, whole genome shotgun sequence genome carries:
- the LOC102612639 gene encoding histone deacetylase 17 isoform X2: MVHNLCHAECVRFVKKFNLPLLVTGGGGYTKENVARCWTVETGVLLDTELPNEIPENEYIKYFAPECSLRIPNGHIENLNSKSYLSTIKMQVLENLRSIQHAPSVQMQEVPPDFYIPEFDEDEQNPDERMDQHTQDKQIQRDDEFYEGDNDNDHMDVG
- the LOC102612639 gene encoding histone deacetylase 9 isoform X1, translated to MRSKDKISYFYDGDVGSVYFGPNHPMKPHRLCMTHHLVLSYDLHKKMEIYRPHKAYPVELAQFHSADYVEFLHRITPDTQHLFRQELTKYNLGEDCPVFENLFEFCQIYAGGTIDAARRLNNQLCDIAINWAGGLHHAKKCEASGFCYINDLVLGILELLKYHARVLYIDIDVHHGDGVEEAFYFTDRVMTVSFHKFGDLFFPGTGDVKEIGEREGKFYAINVPLKDGIDDTSFTRLFKTIISKVVETYAPGAIVLQCGADSLAGDRLGCFNLSIDGHAECVRFVKKFNLPLLVTGGGGYTKENVARCWTVETGVLLDTELPNEIPENEYIKYFAPECSLRIPNGHIENLNSKSYLSTIKMQVLENLRSIQHAPSVQMQEVPPDFYIPEFDEDEQNPDERMDQHTQDKQIQRDDEFYEGDNDNDHMDVG